One Anolis carolinensis isolate JA03-04 chromosome 4, rAnoCar3.1.pri, whole genome shotgun sequence DNA window includes the following coding sequences:
- the tex38 gene encoding testis-expressed protein 38 produces MMIISNGLLPAYFGSLGFCYFLVFGCMLFFQWRKRIHQKRRAKAWVKQLKAETYFQRALSHRMDKEALPGSEVQSYNPATHTIPKPHGNILSSEATTDNIGCSTSSLQDSDPYKPVFQELPCACALPYLPPLLEHSASFPCSSIPVSSTFSSPLKSAALKNESYNTGSSISV; encoded by the exons ATGATGATTATATCCAATG GATTACTACCTGCCTATTTTGGAAGTCTAGGATTTTGTTACTTCCTAGTATTTGGTTGCATGCTATTCTTTCAATGGAGGAAACGAATCCATCAGAAACGACGTGCAAAAGCCTGGGTGAAGCAGCTGAAAGCAGAAACGTATTTCCAGCGCGCATTGTCTCACAGAATGGATAAGGAAGCCCTGCCTGGATCTGAAGTGCAATCCTACAATCCTGCAACTCATACTATCCCAAAGCCACATGGCAACATCTTGTCCAGCGAGGCCACTACAGATAACATTGGCTGTTCCACCTCATCCCTTCAAGATTCAGACCCCTACAAACCAGTGTTTCAGGAATTACCTTGTGCTTGTGCACTTCCTTACTTGCCGCCCCTCCTGGAACATTCAGCATCTTTTCCATGCTCCAGTATTCCAGTCAGTAGCACATTTAGTTCGCCTCTGAAATCAGCTGCGTTGAAAAATGAGTCATACAATACTGGTAGCAGCATCTCTGTCTAA